In one window of Mercurialis annua linkage group LG4, ddMerAnnu1.2, whole genome shotgun sequence DNA:
- the LOC126679333 gene encoding F-box protein CPR1-like — translation MIISSLCKLFERNEIKENNSRPYIPDDLLLNILSRVPATPLLRFKSVNRDWYSLISSNEFRQRHLQHHADHPDQRYGIIQIGNAHTLQPSLLLRIMGIADDHHELVEIGKVHGHQLVFGSFFSPRVFGSCNGLLLISLSLDLQDFIVWNPTIRAHRKIDRNISDGPRDDVLYMAGLGYNCLNDNYKIVVAESGNLHDNSIEVQIYDLKLSSWKIIKRYFPYEFKSSTTPATTMANGIPHWHVKRMIDDDQSVILSFDLVAEKFEEINLPENILNFNYMSAIDGCLCIGIRESLSRPVYVWQMREYGRKNSWIKLEIVLPHVVRGGLYSMPIGFLGTDQVVMSLGRAWLAIFDVSKRQYKFVMQSWLNLFHTVASFDETFVSPY, via the coding sequence ATGATTATATCTTCATTATGCAAATTGTTTGAGCGGAATGAGATTAAGGAAAATAACAGTAGGCCATATATACCAGATGACTTACTTCTCAACATTCTGTCGAGAGTACCTGCTACGCCGTTGCTTCGTTTTAAATCGGTGAATCGCGATTGGTATTCGTTGATTTCGAGCAATGAATTTCGTCAACGACATCTTCAACATCACGCTGACCACCCCGATCAAAGGTACGGAATCATCCAAATCGGGAACGCACACACCTTACAACCGTCCCTTTTGCTTCGCATTATGGGCATTGCTGATGATCATCATGAACTTGTAGAGATTGGAAAAGTTCACGGTCATCAACTGGTCTTCGGGTCTTTTTTTTCCCCTCGGGTATTTGGTTCCTGTAATGGTTTATTACTAATAAGTCTTTCACTAGATTTACAAGATTTTATTGTGTGGAATCCCACAATCAGAGCGCATAGAAAAATTGACAGAAATATTTCCGACGGGCCGAGAGATGACGTACTGTATATGGCTGGACTCGGTTATAACTGCTTGAATGACAATTACAAAATTGTGGTGGCAGAATCCGGTAATTTGCATGATAACTCAATCGAAGTTcaaatttatgatttgaaactGAGTAGTTGGAAGATAATTAAACGTTATTTCCCCTACGAGTTCAAATCAAGCACCACACCAGCTACTACTATGGCAAATGGAATCCCACATTGGCATGTTAAAAGGATGATCGATGACGACCAAAGTGTAATTTTATCTTTCGATTTGGTTGCGGAGAAATTCGAAGAAATTAATCTACCTGAAAATatacttaattttaattatatgtctGCTATAGACGGATGTCTTTGTATAGGCATAAGAGAATCTCTCTCACGTCCCGTATATGTTTGGCAAATGAGAGAATATGGAAGGAAGAACTCTTGGATTAAATTAGAAATTGTTTTGCCTCATGTAGTTCGGGGTGGCCTTTACTCGATGCCGATCGGATTTTTAGGAACGGATCAAGTTGTAATGAGTTTAGGTAGAGCATGGTTAGCTATATTTGATGTTTCTAAACGGCAATATAAGTTTGTTATGCAGTCATGGCTTAATCTTTTTCATACAGTAGCTTCATTTGACGAAACCTTTGTATCCCCTTATTaa